From one Lysinibacillus sp. G4S2 genomic stretch:
- a CDS encoding ATP phosphoribosyltransferase regulatory subunit — translation MSSIKMFEKPLGMRDTFPQIYEKVEAVRNTGRDFLCSRGFEFIKTPAVEYFDTVGKASAIADAHLFKLVDSQGNTLVLRPDMTTPIARVATSKLLKEMIPLRLAYFASVFRAQEAEGGRPAEFDQMGIELIGDNSVFADAEVIVTAMELLQQFGLAKFKVTIGHAGILNCILQDYTESIEQQNILRTLLVQRNYVGFEEAVESFDLPKTKSDALLQYIEEAMNVKEIQDIEKYVRKNDALEYMQQLAKLLEVADLADYVAFDFTLSSHMSYYTGMLFEVFATGSGFPLGNGGRYDGLLEVFGSKVGATGFSIRVDRLLETLHGQSDKRQEATVVLFEEQQFEAALAKVQTLRAAGKQATLQLRNSLVDEEAFLAHFTEVVVVGQEDVSSE, via the coding sequence ATGTCGTCGATTAAAATGTTTGAGAAACCACTTGGAATGCGCGATACATTTCCGCAAATATACGAAAAGGTAGAGGCCGTAAGAAATACTGGGCGAGACTTTTTATGCAGTAGGGGCTTTGAATTTATTAAGACACCTGCAGTAGAGTATTTTGATACAGTCGGTAAAGCATCAGCAATAGCCGATGCGCATTTATTTAAGTTAGTAGATAGCCAAGGAAACACGTTAGTACTACGACCTGATATGACAACACCGATTGCTCGTGTTGCAACATCAAAATTATTAAAAGAGATGATTCCATTGCGCCTTGCTTATTTTGCTAGTGTCTTTCGTGCACAAGAGGCAGAAGGTGGACGACCAGCAGAATTTGATCAGATGGGGATCGAGTTAATTGGAGACAATTCTGTGTTTGCTGATGCTGAAGTTATTGTTACGGCAATGGAGTTATTACAGCAATTTGGGTTAGCGAAATTTAAAGTTACTATCGGCCATGCAGGGATATTAAATTGCATTTTACAAGATTATACAGAAAGCATTGAACAACAAAATATACTTCGAACACTTCTAGTGCAGCGCAATTATGTAGGGTTTGAAGAAGCAGTAGAATCATTTGATTTACCTAAAACGAAATCAGATGCATTACTACAATATATTGAAGAAGCTATGAATGTGAAAGAAATCCAAGATATTGAAAAATATGTGCGGAAAAATGACGCATTAGAATATATGCAACAGCTCGCTAAACTACTTGAAGTAGCAGATTTAGCGGATTATGTGGCCTTTGATTTTACACTTTCTAGTCATATGAGCTATTACACAGGCATGTTATTTGAAGTGTTTGCAACAGGCAGTGGCTTTCCATTAGGTAATGGTGGGCGTTATGACGGATTGCTTGAGGTGTTTGGCTCAAAAGTAGGCGCAACAGGATTTAGTATTCGTGTTGATCGCTTACTAGAAACACTTCATGGGCAATCTGATAAACGACAAGAGGCTACAGTGGTGCTATTTGAGGAACAACAATTTGAAGCGGCTCTTGCAAAGGTACAGACGCTTCGAGCTGCTGGTAAACAGGCTACCTTACAGTTAAGAAATAGCCTAGTTGATGAAGAAGCTTTTTTAGCACACTTTACAGAAGTAGTTGTTGTGGGACAGGAGGACGTTAGCAGTGAATGA
- the hisH gene encoding imidazole glycerol phosphate synthase subunit HisH: MKIGVIDYGMGNLFSVEQALKRLGCEVVVTADEKVLDATDALLLPGVGAFPDAIKRLAETNLDRYLHKVKAENRPLLGICLGMQLLFEQSEEVSPTKGLGFFKGSIKRFSGDNGERKYRVPHMGWNELVVTKRPSWLKGEVAAKHVYFVHSFYATDIDETELIAYADYHGIKVPGIIVNGSITGMQFHPEKSGELGVYLLEQWLKGVASC, translated from the coding sequence GTGAAAATAGGTGTTATTGATTATGGTATGGGGAATTTATTTAGTGTCGAACAGGCATTAAAACGACTTGGCTGTGAAGTTGTTGTCACGGCTGACGAAAAAGTGCTAGATGCAACAGATGCACTGTTGCTCCCTGGTGTTGGGGCATTTCCCGACGCCATCAAACGTTTAGCTGAAACGAATTTAGATCGATATTTGCACAAGGTGAAAGCTGAAAATCGACCACTTCTCGGAATTTGCTTAGGAATGCAATTATTATTTGAGCAAAGTGAAGAGGTGTCACCGACGAAAGGTTTGGGCTTTTTTAAAGGAAGCATTAAACGATTTAGTGGAGACAACGGTGAGCGGAAGTACCGAGTACCACATATGGGATGGAATGAGCTTGTCGTGACAAAGAGGCCTTCATGGTTGAAGGGTGAAGTAGCGGCAAAGCATGTGTATTTTGTCCACTCATTTTATGCAACAGATATAGACGAAACAGAGCTTATCGCTTATGCGGATTATCATGGCATTAAAGTTCCAGGCATTATTGTAAATGGTTCTATTACGGGAATGCAGTTTCACCCTGAAAAATCAGGTGAACTAGGTGTCTATTTATTAGAGCAATGGTTGAAGGGGGTGGCTTCATGTTAA
- the hisF gene encoding imidazole glycerol phosphate synthase subunit HisF, whose translation MLTKRIIPCLDVKEGRVVKGVQFVSLRDAGDPVELAKFYDEQGADELVFLDISASHEGRETMVDVVRQTAATLAIPFTVGGGIRTLDDMKRILRAGADKVSVNTSALERPELIKEGSDFFGAQCIVVAIDARYSEEDATWMVYTHGGRNKTTWQATEWAKEAVRLGAGEILLTSMNQDGEKSGFDLALTKAVREAVTVPVIASGGAGNADHFYEVLAEDVDADAALAASIFHYKETSVAQVKEYLREKGVAVR comes from the coding sequence ATGTTAACAAAGCGCATTATTCCATGTCTTGATGTGAAAGAGGGGCGTGTTGTAAAAGGTGTACAGTTTGTGTCATTACGTGATGCGGGTGACCCAGTAGAGCTTGCCAAGTTTTATGATGAACAAGGGGCAGATGAACTTGTGTTTCTAGACATTTCGGCATCACATGAAGGTCGTGAAACAATGGTTGATGTAGTGCGACAAACTGCAGCTACATTAGCCATTCCATTTACAGTAGGTGGTGGAATTCGGACTTTAGATGATATGAAACGCATTTTACGTGCAGGTGCAGATAAAGTATCAGTGAATACTTCTGCTTTAGAGCGACCAGAGCTTATTAAAGAAGGTTCGGACTTTTTTGGCGCACAGTGTATTGTTGTAGCCATCGATGCACGCTATAGTGAAGAAGATGCTACCTGGATGGTTTATACGCATGGAGGCCGAAACAAAACAACATGGCAAGCAACAGAGTGGGCCAAGGAAGCGGTTCGTTTAGGGGCTGGTGAAATTTTATTAACGAGTATGAATCAGGACGGAGAGAAATCAGGTTTTGATTTAGCATTAACAAAAGCCGTGAGAGAGGCTGTGACAGTTCCTGTTATTGCAAGCGGCGGTGCAGGGAATGCCGACCATTTTTACGAGGTATTAGCTGAAGATGTCGATGCAGATGCAGCACTTGCCGCATCCATCTTCCATTATAAAGAAACGAGCGTAGCGCAAGTAAAAGAATACTTACGTGAAAAAGGAGTGGCGGTAAGATGA
- the hisIE gene encoding bifunctional phosphoribosyl-AMP cyclohydrolase/phosphoribosyl-ATP diphosphatase HisIE produces MIDNIKFDDKGLVTAVVQDANTKEVLTVAYMNKESLEKTLESGETWFFSRSRQELWHKGATSGHTQKVVSIKADCDGDALVVEVIPAGPACHNGTISCFTEIIQQNAKVGSVEIISRLVNIIEKREQEMPEGAYTTYLFDKGIDKICKKVGEEATEVVIGAKNRDAEEVKWEAADLMYHLLVLLQEQKVSVYDVLHVLEKRHEEK; encoded by the coding sequence ATGATTGACAACATTAAATTTGATGATAAAGGTCTTGTCACTGCAGTAGTACAAGATGCTAATACAAAAGAAGTATTAACTGTAGCATATATGAATAAAGAATCATTGGAGAAAACGCTTGAATCAGGAGAAACATGGTTCTTCTCACGTTCACGTCAAGAGCTTTGGCATAAAGGAGCAACAAGTGGTCATACACAAAAAGTTGTGTCTATAAAAGCGGACTGTGATGGTGACGCATTAGTCGTGGAAGTAATTCCTGCTGGCCCAGCTTGCCATAATGGTACAATTTCTTGCTTTACGGAGATCATTCAGCAAAATGCCAAGGTCGGCTCTGTTGAGATTATTTCTAGACTTGTAAATATCATTGAAAAGCGTGAGCAAGAAATGCCAGAAGGAGCGTATACTACATATTTATTCGATAAAGGAATCGATAAAATTTGTAAAAAAGTCGGCGAAGAAGCAACAGAGGTTGTTATCGGTGCAAAAAATCGTGATGCTGAAGAAGTGAAATGGGAGGCTGCCGATTTAATGTATCACCTACTAGTGTTACTACAAGAACAAAAAGTAAGTGTTTATGACGTGCTACATGTGTTGGAAAAACGTCACGAAGAGAAATAA
- the hisG gene encoding ATP phosphoribosyltransferase has protein sequence MNELTIAMPKGRIFDEAYQMLLEAGFNLPEEVEMSRKLMLEIPEEKIRFILAKPMDVPVYVEHGVADIGIAGKDVLLEQQRQVHELLDLKISACYIASAGLPNTTMNEIAPRIATKYPNIAMKYYKGIGEQVEIIELNGSIELAPMIGLADRIVDIVSTGRTLKENGLVEYEFITDVSSRLIANPVSYRMKGERIIDLVKRLKKCVK, from the coding sequence GTGAATGAATTAACGATTGCTATGCCAAAGGGGCGTATTTTTGATGAGGCATACCAAATGCTATTAGAAGCTGGCTTTAATTTACCAGAAGAAGTCGAAATGTCCCGTAAATTAATGCTCGAAATTCCAGAAGAGAAAATTCGTTTTATACTAGCAAAGCCAATGGATGTTCCTGTTTATGTAGAGCACGGTGTAGCGGATATTGGGATCGCTGGGAAGGATGTTTTGTTAGAACAGCAACGACAAGTACATGAATTACTTGATTTAAAAATAAGTGCATGTTATATCGCATCAGCAGGTTTACCTAATACTACGATGAATGAAATCGCCCCAAGAATCGCAACAAAATATCCTAATATTGCAATGAAATATTATAAGGGCATTGGGGAGCAAGTTGAAATTATTGAGTTAAATGGATCAATTGAATTGGCGCCTATGATTGGCTTAGCAGATCGCATTGTCGATATTGTATCAACAGGACGGACGCTGAAGGAAAATGGTTTAGTGGAATATGAATTTATTACGGATGTGTCATCGAGGTTAATTGCTAATCCAGTAAGCTATCGTATGAAGGGAGAACGCATTATCGACCTTGTGAAACGTTTAAAGAAATGTGTTAAATAA
- a CDS encoding tetratricopeptide repeat protein — MEKKRQKENQSNIVSFIPTGDYYYKKSIQAMNSGQMNKAYKYLQRAVDLSPDDPMILLQLAIIELEGQRFEEAYDLLHRAYQIDPDNPEIIFYMAEVSGCVGIMHDAKRFAEQYLQIEPEGAYAVEAAEILEFVAFEQDDFEELEGSGEDLYRQEQARRCMEKGDFPEAITILEDLIEDRPDFWSAYNNLALAYFYVGEAEQAKALLNKVLRENKGNLHALCNLTVIAYYEKNEEDLKDLLEVLMKIQPYTWEHRYKLGATLALVGQYDLAFKWLRSMQKRGYAGDAGFYFWLSHAAYFSEHEEISKSAWEQLLELDPEKEGFEPWRQEENVYALDALEHDRDYIVEKLESDYTSERIFGLFLLSCTAHKQEIIAHPKWIDVEQFNAYEKLFLAYALGHQFDMKNKVEASFIRAVSVPEILLEQYGKLTTLIAPMFQMWFVLCEQALINNYRFTNPAAIAGANDYLFRSSRNLKVTKKEIAQQYGVSVSTLSKYIDEILMFLPSTNN, encoded by the coding sequence TTGGAAAAGAAACGTCAAAAAGAAAATCAATCGAATATAGTGTCGTTCATTCCCACAGGCGACTATTATTATAAAAAATCCATTCAAGCAATGAATAGCGGACAAATGAATAAGGCGTATAAATATTTACAGCGAGCAGTTGATTTAAGTCCTGATGATCCAATGATTTTATTGCAATTAGCGATTATAGAGTTAGAGGGTCAACGTTTCGAGGAAGCGTATGATCTTCTTCATCGTGCCTATCAGATAGATCCAGATAATCCAGAAATTATTTTTTACATGGCAGAGGTATCTGGATGCGTTGGTATTATGCATGATGCTAAACGCTTTGCAGAGCAATATTTACAAATAGAGCCAGAGGGTGCTTATGCAGTTGAAGCGGCTGAAATATTAGAGTTTGTTGCCTTTGAGCAAGATGATTTTGAGGAGCTTGAAGGTTCTGGTGAAGATTTGTATCGGCAGGAACAGGCGAGGCGCTGTATGGAAAAGGGAGATTTCCCAGAAGCTATTACTATTCTAGAAGACTTAATTGAAGATAGACCAGATTTTTGGTCGGCCTATAACAACTTAGCTCTTGCTTATTTTTATGTTGGTGAAGCAGAACAGGCGAAGGCTCTTCTAAACAAGGTACTACGTGAAAATAAAGGGAATTTACATGCACTTTGTAATTTAACTGTGATTGCGTATTATGAAAAAAATGAAGAGGATTTAAAGGATCTTTTAGAAGTACTTATGAAAATTCAGCCATACACATGGGAACATCGTTACAAGCTGGGTGCAACATTAGCGCTTGTTGGACAGTATGATTTAGCATTTAAATGGTTGCGTAGTATGCAAAAACGTGGCTATGCGGGAGATGCTGGCTTTTACTTCTGGTTATCCCACGCAGCGTATTTTTCTGAACATGAAGAGATTTCAAAGAGTGCATGGGAACAGCTACTTGAGCTAGATCCAGAAAAAGAAGGCTTTGAACCTTGGCGCCAAGAGGAAAATGTATATGCGCTTGATGCATTAGAGCATGATCGTGATTATATTGTGGAAAAGCTGGAGAGCGATTATACAAGTGAACGCATATTTGGTTTATTTTTACTAAGCTGCACCGCGCATAAACAGGAAATTATTGCGCATCCCAAATGGATAGATGTTGAGCAATTTAATGCGTATGAAAAGCTATTCCTCGCTTATGCTTTAGGACATCAATTTGATATGAAAAACAAAGTAGAGGCTAGCTTTATACGAGCAGTAAGTGTACCAGAAATTTTACTAGAACAGTATGGTAAACTAACGACATTAATTGCACCAATGTTCCAAATGTGGTTTGTGCTTTGTGAGCAAGCATTGATTAACAATTATCGTTTCACAAATCCAGCGGCTATTGCAGGAGCAAATGACTATTTATTCCGCTCTTCGCGTAATCTCAAGGTGACAAAAAAAGAGATAGCTCAGCAATACGGAGTATCCGTGTCAACTTTATCGAAGTATATTGATGAAATTTTAATGTTTTTACCAAGTACGAATAATTAG
- the trxB gene encoding thioredoxin-disulfide reductase produces the protein MSEEKIYDVVIIGAGPAGMTAAVYTSRANLSTLMIERGIPGGQMANTEEVENYPGFDTILGPELSTKMFDHAKKFGAEYAYGDVTEIIDGEEYKTIKSGAKEYKTRAIILSTGAEYKKMGVPGEKELGGRGVSYCAVCDGAFFKQKNLVVVGGGDSAVEEGVYLTRFADKVTIVHRRDKLRAQKILQDRAFANEKIDFIWNATVKEINEADGKVGSVTLQSTVDGTESDFAADGVFVYIGMLPLTKPFESLGILNEAGYIVTNENMETTIPGIFAAGDVREKSLRQIVTATGDGSIAAQAVQHYVEELLEKINA, from the coding sequence ATGTCAGAAGAAAAAATTTATGATGTTGTAATAATTGGTGCAGGTCCGGCTGGTATGACTGCGGCTGTTTATACATCACGTGCCAACCTTTCAACTTTAATGATTGAACGTGGGATCCCTGGCGGACAAATGGCAAATACAGAAGAAGTAGAAAACTATCCTGGATTTGATACAATTTTAGGGCCTGAGCTATCGACAAAAATGTTCGACCATGCTAAAAAATTTGGTGCAGAATATGCGTATGGCGATGTAACTGAAATTATTGATGGTGAGGAATATAAAACAATAAAATCAGGTGCTAAAGAATATAAAACACGAGCAATTATTCTTTCTACAGGTGCGGAATATAAAAAAATGGGTGTGCCTGGCGAGAAAGAACTTGGAGGTCGTGGTGTCAGCTATTGTGCAGTATGTGATGGTGCATTCTTCAAGCAAAAAAATCTTGTTGTCGTAGGTGGCGGAGATTCTGCTGTTGAAGAAGGTGTTTACTTAACTCGCTTTGCTGATAAAGTAACAATCGTGCACCGTCGTGATAAATTACGTGCACAAAAAATTCTTCAAGATCGTGCCTTTGCTAACGAAAAAATTGATTTCATTTGGAATGCAACTGTTAAAGAAATTAATGAGGCAGATGGTAAAGTTGGAAGTGTAACATTACAATCAACTGTAGATGGTACAGAATCTGATTTTGCTGCTGATGGCGTATTTGTTTACATTGGTATGCTACCTTTAACTAAACCATTTGAGTCTTTAGGGATTTTAAATGAAGCTGGTTATATTGTGACAAATGAAAATATGGAAACAACGATACCAGGAATCTTCGCAGCAGGAGATGTACGTGAAAAATCACTACGTCAAATCGTTACAGCGACAGGTGACGGAAGTATTGCAGCACAAGCAGTACAACATTATGTGGAAGAATTATTAGAAAAAATTAATGCTTAA
- the hisD gene encoding histidinol dehydrogenase, with protein MKITKLAKGISLKRPLEGGNEEQLKVVRQVLADVRAQGDTAIRLYTEKWDGFAPDHLRVTKEEIEEGANSIDQQLYADLTEAAQNIRFYHEQQKRSGYRLELGDGSWLGQRITALDAVGLYVPGGTAAYPSSVLMNVIPAQVAGVKRIVMTSPAGRDGKLPPGVLAAAHILGVEEIYKIGGAQAIAALAYGTETITPVDKITGPGNIFVALAKREVFGEVAIDMIAGPSEIAVLADDTAFADEIAADLLSQAEHDKLACAILVTTSEHMAKKVADEVEKQLTTLPREEVARASIENFGAIYVAETMADAIDAINSLAPEHLEIVTKNAEAVAEQVRHAGGIFIGRYSSEPVGDYFAGTNHVLPTNSTARFASGLNVDDFVKKSSVVFYSEKTWAENAPKIARLARMEGLEGHARAVESRGWEKE; from the coding sequence ATGAAAATAACAAAGCTAGCAAAAGGTATTTCCTTAAAACGACCACTTGAAGGTGGCAATGAAGAACAGTTAAAAGTTGTACGTCAAGTATTGGCAGATGTTCGTGCACAAGGTGATACAGCCATACGTTTGTATACAGAAAAATGGGATGGTTTTGCCCCTGATCATTTACGTGTAACGAAGGAAGAGATAGAGGAGGGCGCAAATAGTATTGATCAACAGCTTTATGCTGATTTAACAGAAGCTGCCCAAAATATTCGCTTTTATCATGAGCAGCAGAAGCGTTCAGGTTATCGCTTAGAGCTAGGTGATGGGTCGTGGCTTGGGCAACGAATTACTGCTCTTGATGCAGTAGGACTTTATGTTCCTGGCGGTACAGCAGCGTACCCTTCGTCAGTCTTGATGAACGTTATTCCTGCACAAGTTGCTGGTGTTAAACGCATTGTTATGACATCTCCAGCAGGTCGCGATGGAAAATTACCTCCAGGTGTACTGGCTGCGGCGCATATTTTAGGGGTAGAGGAAATATATAAAATCGGTGGAGCACAGGCGATTGCGGCTCTTGCATATGGCACGGAAACAATTACACCTGTTGATAAAATTACAGGTCCAGGAAATATTTTTGTAGCATTAGCCAAACGTGAGGTATTTGGTGAGGTAGCGATTGATATGATTGCAGGTCCAAGTGAAATTGCAGTGTTAGCAGACGACACGGCATTTGCTGATGAAATCGCAGCGGATCTTTTATCACAGGCTGAGCATGATAAATTGGCTTGTGCCATTTTGGTAACAACTTCTGAGCATATGGCTAAAAAAGTGGCTGATGAAGTGGAGAAGCAATTAACTACTTTACCGCGTGAAGAGGTAGCACGAGCATCTATTGAAAACTTTGGTGCCATTTATGTGGCCGAAACGATGGCAGATGCCATTGATGCCATTAATTCGCTAGCACCTGAGCATTTAGAAATTGTCACAAAAAATGCTGAGGCTGTAGCTGAACAGGTAAGGCATGCAGGTGGTATTTTCATCGGTCGTTATAGCTCTGAACCAGTAGGTGATTATTTTGCGGGGACAAATCATGTACTGCCAACGAATAGCACAGCACGCTTTGCAAGTGGTTTAAACGTCGATGATTTTGTGAAAAAATCGAGCGTTGTCTTTTATAGTGAAAAAACTTGGGCAGAGAATGCACCGAAAATTGCACGTCTAGCACGTATGGAAGGCTTAGAGGGCCATGCTCGTGCAGTCGAATCACGCGGATGGGAAAAGGAGTAG
- the hisB gene encoding imidazoleglycerol-phosphate dehydratase HisB → MTEKKRYAKVERTTNETQISVAIDLDGEGKADIKTGVGFMDHMLDLFIKHGLFDGTIQANGDTYIDDHHTTEDLGIVLGQAIREALGDKKGIKRYGTAFVPMDDALAQVVVDCSNRPHLEYRVPQLKEKVGSFDTELVHEFLWKFALEARMNVHVIVPYGHNTHHIIEAIFKALARAIDAAVEIDPRVKGVPSTKGLLT, encoded by the coding sequence ATGACTGAAAAGAAACGATATGCAAAAGTTGAACGGACAACAAATGAAACTCAAATTTCAGTAGCAATCGATTTAGATGGTGAAGGAAAGGCTGATATTAAAACGGGTGTTGGCTTTATGGACCACATGCTAGACTTATTTATCAAACATGGGCTTTTTGATGGGACGATACAAGCAAATGGTGATACTTATATAGACGATCATCATACAACTGAAGACCTTGGAATTGTATTAGGTCAAGCAATTCGTGAAGCACTCGGTGATAAAAAAGGAATCAAGCGCTACGGTACAGCATTTGTGCCAATGGATGATGCACTTGCACAAGTAGTTGTAGATTGCTCAAATCGTCCGCATTTAGAATATCGTGTACCACAGTTGAAGGAGAAAGTTGGAAGTTTCGATACGGAATTAGTACATGAATTTTTGTGGAAATTTGCACTTGAGGCTCGGATGAATGTTCATGTCATTGTACCGTATGGACATAATACACATCATATTATTGAAGCTATTTTTAAGGCGTTAGCACGTGCCATTGACGCAGCAGTAGAAATTGATCCACGTGTTAAAGGTGTACCGTCGACTAAGGGGCTGTTAACGTGA
- a CDS encoding YvcK family protein, whose protein sequence is MGKKRTKLVVIGGGTGLSTLLRGLKHHPFEITAIVTVADDGGSSGRLRDDYDIPPPGDVRNVIAALSDVEPLVEQMFQYRFSASEDLSGHSLGNLMLTALTDITGDFNHAISEMGKVLKVHGRVIPAANKKINLHAELEDGSVIEGESKIPMATKRVSRVFLVPENVKPLPEAIRAIYRADYILIGPGSLYTSIIPNLLVKGIGEAVVKAKGRKIYVCNLMTQKGETISYTAGDHVKALYKHVGDSFIDSILVNDVKLPHPVKELYKEECAEPVTFDVAKLESMGLEVIKRDIATIRSDGTVRHNAANVAKWLVDYANIYKQTESEPIIES, encoded by the coding sequence ATGGGAAAGAAGCGAACAAAGCTTGTTGTAATAGGTGGTGGTACAGGGCTTTCTACTTTATTACGAGGGCTCAAGCACCACCCATTTGAAATTACTGCAATTGTGACAGTAGCTGATGACGGTGGTTCTTCAGGACGCTTACGGGATGACTATGATATCCCACCACCTGGTGATGTTCGTAATGTTATCGCAGCTTTATCGGATGTTGAACCGCTTGTAGAGCAAATGTTTCAATATCGATTTTCAGCATCAGAAGATTTAAGTGGGCATTCATTAGGTAATTTAATGCTGACTGCTTTAACAGACATTACTGGGGATTTTAACCATGCTATTAGTGAAATGGGAAAGGTTTTAAAGGTCCATGGTCGCGTTATACCAGCAGCTAATAAAAAGATAAATTTACATGCAGAGCTTGAGGACGGTTCAGTAATTGAAGGTGAATCTAAAATTCCGATGGCAACAAAACGAGTTAGTCGTGTTTTTTTAGTACCTGAAAACGTGAAACCGTTACCAGAGGCTATTCGAGCAATCTATCGTGCTGACTATATTTTAATTGGTCCGGGAAGTTTATATACAAGTATTATTCCAAACCTTCTTGTAAAAGGAATTGGGGAGGCTGTTGTAAAAGCTAAGGGAAGAAAAATATACGTTTGTAATTTAATGACTCAAAAAGGTGAAACTATTTCCTATACAGCAGGTGACCATGTTAAAGCTTTATACAAGCATGTTGGAGATTCCTTTATAGATTCTATTTTGGTGAATGATGTAAAACTACCTCATCCTGTAAAAGAGCTTTATAAGGAAGAATGTGCGGAGCCAGTGACATTTGACGTTGCAAAGCTTGAAAGTATGGGATTAGAGGTTATTAAACGAGATATTGCTACGATTCGTTCAGACGGAACGGTTCGTCATAATGCAGCAAACGTTGCAAAATGGCTTGTAGATTACGCAAATATCTATAAGCAAACAGAAAGTGAACCAATAATAGAATCATAA
- a CDS encoding 8-oxo-dGTP diphosphatase gives MQRIANLIAVKDGQVLLLQKPRRGWYVAPGGKMESGESIYEAAVREFQEETNVTPLNAHLKGVYTMIIKENNEVVDEWMLYTFVAKDIEGVPFEETREGKLAWHPAEDLKHLPMAEGDRTNLQFAISQSGIQYGTFEYTTDFELLHEKIQISIEQ, from the coding sequence ATGCAAAGAATTGCAAATTTAATAGCCGTGAAAGACGGTCAAGTATTATTACTTCAGAAGCCAAGACGTGGCTGGTACGTAGCTCCTGGCGGTAAAATGGAGAGCGGTGAGTCAATTTATGAGGCTGCTGTACGTGAGTTTCAAGAAGAAACAAATGTCACACCATTAAATGCTCATTTAAAGGGTGTTTATACGATGATTATTAAAGAAAATAATGAGGTAGTTGACGAATGGATGCTTTATACATTTGTTGCAAAGGATATAGAAGGTGTACCGTTTGAAGAAACTAGAGAAGGCAAACTTGCATGGCACCCAGCAGAGGATTTGAAACATTTGCCAATGGCTGAAGGTGATCGAACAAATTTACAATTTGCTATCTCACAATCAGGCATTCAGTACGGTACGTTTGAATATACGACTGATTTTGAATTACTTCATGAGAAAATACAAATATCAATAGAACAATAA
- the rapZ gene encoding RNase adapter RapZ has product MIVVVEGQKNTHELVIITGMSGAGKTVAIQSFEDLGYYCIDNLPPALLTTFLTLLRDSGKNISRIAAVMDMRGGDFFDSLIGALDHILKEGDTVARILFLDADDATLVRRYKETRRAHPLAVNGLPLDGIKQERKLLSEVKGRAKFVYNTSNMKPKELREKIVKEFASDADNTFSVNIMSFGFKHGMPIDADLVFDVRFLKNPYYVEELRHKTGLQTEVSSYVLALEDTQTLIQKLTDLFEFMIPLYRQEGKSQLVIAFGCTGGQHRSVTLTEYFGAYLASKENTVITHRDINRRKD; this is encoded by the coding sequence ATGATAGTGGTGGTTGAAGGCCAAAAAAATACACATGAATTGGTTATTATTACAGGGATGTCTGGAGCTGGGAAAACAGTAGCTATTCAAAGCTTTGAGGATTTAGGGTATTACTGTATTGATAATTTACCACCAGCGTTGCTCACGACATTTTTAACCTTACTCAGGGATTCGGGTAAAAATATTTCACGTATTGCAGCTGTCATGGATATGCGTGGTGGCGACTTTTTTGATTCTCTAATTGGAGCCCTCGACCATATACTTAAAGAAGGCGATACTGTTGCACGAATTTTATTTTTAGATGCAGATGATGCAACTTTAGTTAGACGCTATAAGGAAACAAGACGTGCACATCCATTAGCTGTAAATGGGTTACCGTTAGATGGTATTAAACAGGAACGAAAGCTCTTATCGGAAGTGAAGGGTCGAGCTAAATTTGTCTATAATACATCTAATATGAAGCCCAAAGAGCTACGCGAAAAAATCGTTAAAGAATTTGCCAGTGATGCTGATAATACTTTCTCAGTCAATATCATGTCTTTTGGATTTAAGCATGGTATGCCGATAGATGCAGACTTAGTGTTTGACGTTCGTTTTTTAAAAAATCCATATTATGTAGAAGAGTTACGACATAAAACGGGTTTACAAACTGAGGTATCTTCTTATGTTTTGGCACTTGAAGATACGCAAACACTCATTCAAAAACTAACGGATTTGTTTGAATTTATGATTCCTCTCTATAGACAAGAGGGCAAATCACAACTTGTTATTGCTTTTGGTTGTACTGGAGGACAGCATCGTTCAGTGACATTAACAGAATATTTCGGGGCATATTTAGCTAGTAAGGAAAATACTGTTATCACGCATCGTGACATCAATCGTAGAAAGGATTGA